The Candidatus Neomarinimicrobiota bacterium DNA segment TTAGTCTCGTTGCCAGTGGTGCTGCCATTGCCAATACTATGTTCGGTTTTTCTATGGGAAGCCTAGTGGATGCTTTTGGAACAAATTTCCTGTTGCCAGCCACATCTGTGTTCATCGGTTTCGCCATTGTGGCTGCAATCTTCGCCGGCCGTTTCTTGGAAACGGAGTCCTCGGCACCATCTAAAGGTGCCAAACCAAAGAAAGAGACGAAAACTAAAGGAGGCATGCTGGCCTCGCCTTATTTGAAAGTGATGACGCTAACTATAGCCTTAGCGGCCGTGGTGGGCGCCCTGGTTGACTATCAAATGAAGATCATCGTCAGTGAAAATTTGAATGAATCGGAAATGGCTGCCCTTTTCGGAACCTTATACGGTACCATTGGTTTTGTCTCCATTTTTTTGCAATTCTTTGTAACAGGAAGATTTCTATCAAAGTTTGGTGTTTTGTGGGGCCTCATGTTTCTTCCTGCAGCTCTGTTTCTAGGAAGTGGAATGGTATTGCTTGCACCGGTTGTTCTTTCAGGCGTGTTGGCAAAAGCAGGCGACTCGATCTTCAGGTTCACTATACACGATACGTCCAGTCAACTTCTCTGGTTGCCCGTCTCCCCTCAGGAAAAAAGTAAAGCTAAACCTTTTATAGACGGGACAATTAAGAATGGAGCGGCTGGCCTCGCCGGTCTGCTTATCATCGGTTTATCATTTTTTGTTGATGATGTCAGGTTGCTCTCCATACCCACAGTAGTGATGCTTGCGGTCTGGCTGTTGGCAAATTTCAAGCTGAAAACCGGTTATGTGACAGAGCTGAGAAAAGCCATCGAAAAAAGACGACTCGATTTTGAAGAGCTTGAGATAGACGTTACAGATCCGGTCATTGTTGAAACCATACGGAAAACGTTGACCGAGGGCGATGACCACCAGAAACTGTTCGCCCTCGATACCATGCAAGACCTCCCTCTGGCACCATGGAAATCAGACATTCTGGAATTGTTTGAGAGTGGCTCACCTATGTTAAAAGGCAAGATACTTGTTATGACCAGTAAGCATCCCGATATCATTCCTGATGAGGTGATAACTCCACTCATCGATCACGAGGATGAGAGCCTTGCCACTCGCGCCATGATCAGTTGCGGCATCCGTCGAAATTCATCCACAGCGGGACAACTGGTTGAACTACTTTCGGAAAGTAGTAAAAAAAGAAAAGCTGCCGCGGCGGCAAGTCTGATTCTCATGGAAGATACTTCTTCGACCCAGGCTAATGAGACGATTAACAAAATGCTTTTCGATAAAGATGATGATACTCAATTGGCCGCTCTGTCTTCTGTCGGTCATATCTCGGATATTTTATCAGATGAGGGTCTCGCTAAACTGTTGAAAGATGATTCACCGGATGTGAGAAGCAGAGCCGCTCAACTGGCAGAAGAAAGAAGTGATAAGTCCCTCATATCTCCACTTGTTAGGAATCTGGACGACCCACTCACCCTGCCGGCAGCCAGACGGGCCCTGAAATCCTTTGATGAATCAACCGTCGCAGAAAAACTGGGAAATGTGATGAATGATGAGGAGACATCAAAGGCACAGCTTATTGGAACAGTCCACACATTGAGTGACTACAGGGATCATGCTGATTTGGTAAAAATTGTTGAACAAGGTTCAAGTGATGAT contains these protein-coding regions:
- a CDS encoding cyclic nucleotide-binding domain-containing protein translates to MNFLNKLFQMKPGEGKKVLPFFLCFFFMMGSFMFGRTARDTFFLSRFDPAYLPHMMILTAFMIGITIAIMTKLSAKIPIVPQIIGTFGIGAASFIVIQLLLAEWIYPVLYIWFEVIGTVMMIQFWILTGSAFTAREAKRLFSLVASGAAIANTMFGFSMGSLVDAFGTNFLLPATSVFIGFAIVAAIFAGRFLETESSAPSKGAKPKKETKTKGGMLASPYLKVMTLTIALAAVVGALVDYQMKIIVSENLNESEMAALFGTLYGTIGFVSIFLQFFVTGRFLSKFGVLWGLMFLPAALFLGSGMVLLAPVVLSGVLAKAGDSIFRFTIHDTSSQLLWLPVSPQEKSKAKPFIDGTIKNGAAGLAGLLIIGLSFFVDDVRLLSIPTVVMLAVWLLANFKLKTGYVTELRKAIEKRRLDFEELEIDVTDPVIVETIRKTLTEGDDHQKLFALDTMQDLPLAPWKSDILELFESGSPMLKGKILVMTSKHPDIIPDEVITPLIDHEDESLATRAMISCGIRRNSSTAGQLVELLSESSKKRKAAAAASLILMEDTSSTQANETINKMLFDKDDDTQLAALSSVGHISDILSDEGLAKLLKDDSPDVRSRAAQLAEERSDKSLISPLVRNLDDPLTLPAARRALKSFDESTVAEKLGNVMNDEETSKAQLIGTVHTLSDYRDHADLVKIVEQGSSDDLDLTREVVDSLLKLARQSPLPEEVIHRSNALLREMAEETYFALTLFQTFENDEKGYLIKDFLSTTVTKRKGIILKLALLPFPDSPIETYMHALTAGESGAQSNVLEILDNLLSIETRELIIPLFDDSDLSEKVAKGKQFVSKQADITETMAHWLYSGNPWTSAIALDYSLNSDITNGNMDWTKIPRDQTIREVCSVQWAEESSPLKTMKDFPTEEFILKEASMYSTLEKTIFMKGVDLFRDIPGEEVSHVAQIAEEIEYDSEQTIFEEGDVGDSMFIIIDGAVRIHKGDKELAVLSKGKFVGEMALLDQEPRSASVTSTEETTLLEINGEDFYDLMASRMEIMQGIVKILTQRLREANA